A genome region from Anastrepha ludens isolate Willacy chromosome 3, idAnaLude1.1, whole genome shotgun sequence includes the following:
- the LOC128857160 gene encoding homeobox protein 5 has product MYITNSNNIGMATLLQQNKATCMKTLINGGGSSNGNPGNNVNNAGIVVGNLVSGVGAGTSQVGGATVATIVGASGSSNVGGLGNSGVGGNLVLSAGQAIVLTNGTTGASSIINYQQYQQLLQQQQQQQQQQQQIASTGSSHATTNAASGARILMPHEMVTLPISSIVTTSGGGLALITSANTAGGGVTPTQGHFLVAATASPAIHPIQTTTMGTSSGNISSFQQQFQQQIAAHQTTTTNNVVSSAPNSRTTTTIYTQQPATTGIVSTVPTTRYFSQFSNQQQPTSSISTGTTTSTIVATKAAGNRTTHVLINRSNNTIIAGNTTQRLQHAKILNKPPMNIAATAAAVVTNSVVANKSQFNHNSHSPAIQAVKLQQQPLRQNITALQQIKQLAQNQQQQQQKIQLVKPNVHSSNAVTVTATKTTTVANTSAALRNLSSGSQVNGGLNLVPNSNSISGNINNKSGTVAVASPATLQPKTLPTAAVVPQKQFQNQQQQQQQQQQQQQQSQSQNPQRQNQQQGQSQEQKPIVAHSRTIPATSHAATHVAPNKTANLVVATAADGSASAEVASTEPEVEPEIDIVINNVVCSFSVRCHLNLRDIALKGLNVEYRRENGMVTMKLRRPYTTASIWSSGRITCTGATSEEQAKIAARRYARCLEKLGFRSRFHNFRVVNVLGTCSMPWAIKILNFSEKYKKEASYEPELHPGVTYKLRYPKATLKIFSTGSITVTAASVANVQAAIEHIFPLVYEFRKKRSPEELEQLRIKQQQAALVDATDVEEVLTNDNVVETTPSVPTLQRRRISNSAVNNFKQKRRRLDVEMDGEGGGSLAADEEVDDPEAKENDNIVMYDPDDLIEGPDDEDEVL; this is encoded by the exons ATGTATATcactaacagcaacaacattggTATGGCCACGTTGTTGCAGCAGAATAAGGCTACTTGCATGAAGACTCTTATAAATGGCGGCGGGAGTAGTAACGGCAACCCCGGGAACAACGTCAACAACGCAGGCATAGTTGTTGGCAATCTAGTAAGTGGCGTTGGGGCAGGAACTTCTCAGGTGGGCGGAGCAACGGTCGCAACTATTGTTGGCGCCAGTGGCTCATCAAATGTAGGCGGACTAGGTAACAGCGGCGTGGGTGGAAATCTAGTGCTGTCCGCAGGGCAGGCCATTGTTCTCACAAATGGCACAACTGGTGCTAGTAGTATCATAAACTATCAACAATATCAACAATTgttgcaacaacagcagcagcagcagcaacaacagcaacaaatagcATCAACAGGTTCAAGTCACGCTACTACAAACGCAGCATCCGGTGCACGCATTTTGATGCCGCACGAAATGGTGACCCTTCCGATTAGTAGCATTGTAACAACGAGCGGTGGCGGCTTAGCATTGATAACCAGCGCTAACACGGCTGGTGGAGGTGTTACGCCGACACAAGGTCACTTCTTGGTGGCAGCAACTGCTAGTCCTGCGATACATCCTATCCAAACGACCACAATGGGCACTAGTAGTGGTAATATTAGTAGCTTCCAGCAGCAATTCCAACAGCAAATTGCCGCACATCAAACCACTACCACCAACAATGTGGTGTCATCAGCTCCAAATAGTCGTACAACAACTACAATTTACACACAACAACCAGCCACTACAGGCATAGTCTCCACGGTGCCTACAACCCGTTACTTTTCGCAATTCAGCAATCAGCAACAACCTACGTCTAGCATTAGCACCGGAACTACAACATCAACAATTGTTGCCACAAAAGCTGCTGGCAACCGTACCACTCACGTACTCATCAATCGCTCCAATAACACTATCATTGCTGGTAATACTACACAACGTTTGCAGCatgcgaaaattttaaataaaccacCGATGAATATTGCAGCGACTGCGGCTGCTGTCGTAACAAATTCCGTTGTCGCTAATAAGTCTCAATTTAATCATAATTCTCATTCTCCTGCCATACAAGCTGTGaagctgcaacaacaaccactACGCCAAAATATTACAGCCTTGCAACAAATTAAGCAACTGGctcaaaaccaacaacaacaacaacagaagatACAACTAGTTAAACCTAACGTGCACAGCAGCAATGCGGTGACAGTGACTGCAACGAAAACGACAACAGTTGCCAACACCTCTGCCGCTTTGCGTAACTTATCGAGTGGGAGCCAGGTGAACGGTGGCCTCAATTTAGTTCCTAACAGTAATAGTATCTCGGGCAACATTAATAATAAGAGTGGAACTGTGGCAGTTGCCTCGCCAGCAACGCTGCAGCCGAAGACGTTGCCAACGGCAGCTGTAGTGCCCCAAAAACAGTTCCAgaaccagcagcagcagcagcagcagcagcagcagcaacaacaacaaagtcaaAGCCAAAATCCACAGCGTCAAAATCAGCAGCAGGGACAATCACAAGAACAAAAACCTATAGTTGCCCATTCCCGCACCATACCCGCCACATCTCATGCAGCGACACATGTTGCACCCAACAAAACTGCCAATCTGGTTGTTGCGACAGCTGCCGATGGCTCAGCTAGCGCAGAAGTCGCGAGTACTGAGCCTGAGGTGGAACCAGAGATCGATATTGTCATTAACAATGTGGTTTGCTCGTTCAGCGTACGTTGCCATTTGAATCTGCGTGATATTGCACTCAAGGGTCTCAATGTGGAGTATCGTCGAGAGAACGGTATGGTTACGATGAAGCTGCGCCGACCTTATACAACTGCGTCTATCTGGTCATCTGGACGTATCACGTGTACGGGAGCTACGTCTGAAGAACAG gcAAAAATTGCTGCACGCCGCTATGCTCGCTGTCTTGAAAAACTCGGCTTTCGATCGCGTTTCCACAATTTCCGAGTGGTGAATGTCCTGGGCACCTGCAGCATGCCGTGggccattaaaattttaaacttctcCGAAAAGTACAAGAAAGAGGCCAGTTACGAACCCGAATTACATCCCGGTGTTACGTATAAATTACGCTATCCAAAGGCCACTTTGAAGATCTTCTCCACTGGCAGTATTACTGTGACGG CTGCAAGTGTTGCTAATGTACAGGCTGCCATTGAACACATTTTCCCACTGGTCTACGAGTTTCGCAAGAAACGTTCACCCGAAGAGTTGGAACAGTTGCGCATTAAGCAACAACAGGCCGCTTTGGTCGATGCCACTGATGTGGAAGAGGTGCTAACTAACGACAATGTCGTTGAAACTACCCCAAGTGTGCCAACATTGCAGCGTAGGCGTATAAGTAACAGTGCAGTTAACAATTTTAAGCAGAAGCGCAGAAGGCTGGATGTGGAAATGGATGGCGAAGGCGGCGGATCGTTGGCTGCCGATGAAGAAGTTGATGATCCCGAAGCAAAGGAGAATGATAATATTGTGATGTATGATCCGGATGATTTGATTGAAGGACCCGATGATGAGGATGAGGTTCTTTAA